In Lepus europaeus isolate LE1 chromosome 8, mLepTim1.pri, whole genome shotgun sequence, a single genomic region encodes these proteins:
- the LOC133765374 gene encoding collagen alpha-1(I) chain-like gives MKPLKRAKVVLKTHILEDVRGGIHVQSEIHISTQEKHSNLVAAYCIGISSFASSLLLPETGLQAATGRGLQPRTAHGLQRASPVGLGGGAPCGAAAEGQAASPRLPGPGSSTRRGLAFAEIYLRDRAHGAGVEHTGGGSGVRGDLPERQGPRGRGGAHGGVWRSRRSTERQGPRGRGGAHGGVWCSRRSTRETGPTGPGWSTRRGLAFAEIYPRDRAHGTGVEHTAGSGVRGDLPERQGPRDRGGAHGGVWRSRRSTRETGPTGPGWSTRRGLVFAEIYPRDRAHGAGVEHTAGSGVRGDLPERQGPRGRGGAHGGVWRSWRSTRETGPTGPGWSTRRGLAFAEIYPRDRAHGAGVEHTAGSGVRGDLPERQGPRGRGGAHGGVWRSRRSTRETGPTGPGWSTRRGLAFAEIYPRDRAHGAGVEHTAGSGVRGDLPERQGPRGRGGAHGGVWRSRRSTRETGPTGPGWSTRRGLAFAEIYPRDRAHGAGVEHTAGSGVRGDLPERQGPRGRGGAHGGVWRSRRSTRETGPTGPGWSTRRGLAFAEIYPRDRAHGAGVEHTAGSGVRGDLPERQGPHKVFLNQDAFRFGAKGPGTRAVEALPRELCPLTDFPSGVFTPGPEETPSPRKSGPRPVPPQSPQVGVPACPSPAPQVRAPACAPPAPASRGPGLCPPGPPSQGPGLSPPQPPQVRAPACAPPAPASRGPCLCPHSPRSRGPGPSPPRPRRSGSRPVPAAATESPGRRLQRRRAPPDLPPPGAGAVPRPGPEEGRRAAPAPPQRAASRQHPAVPARGRGRRGTPLPARPRAASPATRMRTAPRGEPRGGADAEPRPAAGPGVTDDACAGSAITASARGCRRPEGNPEPPPRARSR, from the exons ATGAAGCCACTGAAGAGGGCAAAGGTCGTTTTGAAGACACACATTCTAGAAGATGTACGAGGTGGGATCCATGTCCAGAGTGAAATCCATATATCCACCCAAGAAAAGCATTCAAACCTGGTGGCTGCCTACTGTATCGGTATTAGTAGCTTTGCCTCCTCCTTGCTGCTACCA gagacagggCTCCAGGCTGCCACCGGGAGAGGTCTGCAGCCCAGGACAGCGCACGGACTCCAGCGAGCTTCGCcggtggggctgggaggaggagccccGTGCGGTGCGGCCGCAGAGGGCCAGGCCGCGTCCCCACGGCTGCCGGGGCCGGGCTCGAGCACACGGCGGGGTCTGGCGTTCGCGGAGATCTACCTGAGAGACAGGGCCCACGGGGCCGGGGTGGAGCACACGGGGGGGGGGTCTGGCGTTCGCGGAGATCTACCTGAGAGACAGGGCCCACGGGGCCGGGGTGGAGCACACGGGGGGGTCTGGCGTTCGCGGAGATCTACTGAGAGACAGGGCCCACGGGGCCGGGGTGGAGCACACGGCGGGGTCTGGTGTTCGCGGAGATCTACCCGAGAGACAGGGCCCACGGGACCGGGGTGGAGCACACGGCGGGGTCTGGCGTTCGCGGAGATCTACCCGAGAGACAGGGCCCACGGGACCGGGGTGGAGCACACGGCGGGGTCTGGCGTTCGCGGAGATCTACCCGAGAGACAGGGCCCACGGGACCGGGGTGGAGCACACGGCGGGGTCTGGCGTTCGCGGAGATCTACCCGAGAGACAGGGCCCACGGGGCCGGGGTGGAGCACACGGCGGGGTCTGGTGTTTGCGGAGATCTACCCGAGAGACAGGGCCCACGGGGCCGGGGTGGAGCACACGGCGGGGTCTGGCGTTCGTGGAGATCTACCCGAGAGACAGGGCCCACGGGGCCGGGGTGGAGCACACGGCGGGGTCTGGCGTTCGTGGAGATCTACCCGAGAGACAGGGCCCACGGGGCCGGGGTGGAGCACACGGCGGGGTCTGGCGTTCGCGGAGATCTACCCGAGAGACAGGGCCCACGGGGCCGGGGTGGAGCACACGGCGGGGTCTGGCGTTCGCGGAGATCTACCCGAGAGACAGGGCCCACGGGGCCGGGGTGGAGCACACGGCGGGGTCTGGCGTTCGCGGAGATCTACCCGAGAGACAGGGCCCACGGGGCCGGGGTGGAGCACACGGCGGGGTCTGGCGTTCGCGGAGATCTACCCGAGAGACAGGGCCCACGGGGCCGGGGTGGAGCACACGGCGGGGTCTGGCGTTCGCGGAGATCTACCCGAGAGACAGGGCCCACGGGGCCGGGGTGGAGCACACGGCGGGGTCTGGCGTTCGCGGAGATCTACCCGAGAGACAGGGCCCACGGGGCCGGGGTGGAGCACACGGCGGGGTCTGGCGTTCGCGGAGATCTACCCGAGAGACAGGGCCCACGGGGCCGGGGTGGAGCACACGGCGGGGTCTGGCGTTCGTGGAGATCTACCCGAGAGACAGGGCCCACGGGGCCGGGGTGGAGCACACGGCGGGGTCTGGCGTTCGCGGAGATCTACCCGAGAGACAGGGCCCACGGGGCCGGGGTGGAGCACACGGCGGGGTCTGGCGTTCGCGGAGATCTACCCGAGAGACAGGGCCCACGGGGCCGGGGTGGAGCACACGGCGGGGTCTGGCGTTCGCGGAGATCTACCCGAGAGACAGGGCCCACACAAAGTGTTTCTGAACCAGGATGCCTTCCGCTTCGGAGCCAAGGGACCTGGGACTCGGGCCGTGGAGGCACTACCGCGAGAGCTTTGTCCTCTTACAGACTTCCCGAGCGGAGTCTTCACACCTGGTCCCGAGGAGACCCCCAGCCCCCGCAAGTCAGGGCCCCGGCCTGTGCCCCCCCAGTCCCCGCAAGTCGGGGTCCCGGcctgtccctccccagccccgcaaGTCAGGGCCCCGGCCTgtgcccccccagcccccgcaaGTCGGGGTCCCGGCCTGTGCCCCCCAGGCCCCCCAAGTCAGGGCCCCGGCCTgagccccccccagcccccgcaaGTCAGGGCCCCGGCCTgtgcccccccagcccccgcaaGTCGGGGTCCCTGCCTTTGCCCCCACAGCCCCCGCAGTCGGGGTCCCGGCCCGTCCCCGCCGCGGCCACGCAGGTCGGGGTCCCGGCCTGTCCCCGCCGCGGCCACGGAAAGCCCAGGAAGGCGACTCCAGCGCCGTCGGGCGCCCCCTGACCTCCCTCCTCCAGGGGCGGGCGCGGTCCCTCGCCCGGGACCCGAAGAGGGGCGTCGCGCGGCTCCAGCGCCGCCGCAGCGGGCCGCCTCCCGCCAACACCCGGCCGTGCCGGCGCGGGGCAGGGGGCGCCGGGGAACCCCGCTCCCCGCTCGGCCCCGCGCCGCCTCGCCGGCAACCCGCATGCGCACCGCGCCGCGCGGGGAGCCGAGGGGAGGGGCGGACGCAGAGCCGCGGCCGGCCGCGGGCCCCGGGGTCACCGACGACGCATGCGCCGGGAGCGCAATCACGGCCTCGGCTCGCGGCTGCCGGCGTCCGGAAGGAAACCCCGAGCCGCCGCCGCGCGCGCGCTCCCGGTGA